The DNA region TCGCGGCGATCGCGATGCTCGCGATGAGCGCCTGCGGCGGCGGAACGGAATCGGAGCCCGCGGCGACCGAGACCACCACCGGCGCCACCGAGGCCGAAGAGCAGAAGGTCGTCGTCTATTCGGGTCGCAGCGAGGACCTGGTCGCGCCGCTGCTCGAGCAGTTCACCAGCGATACCGGCATCGACGTCGAGGTGCGCTATGCGGGCTCGGGCGAGTTGGCCGCGCAGCTGATCACCGAGGGCGATCAGTCCCCGGCCGATGTGTTCTTCTCGCAGGACGCCGGCGCGTTGGGTGCGGTGTCCAACGCCGGGCTGTTCGCGCCGATCGCGGCCGACACGCTGGCCGCGGTGCCCACCGAGTACTCCGCGGCCGACGGCACCTGGGTCGGGGTGTCCGGGCGCGCCCGGGTGATCGTCTACAACCCGGAATTGGCGCCGACTCCGCCCGACACCATCGACGGCCTGCTGGCACCGGAGTGGAAGGGGCAGATCGGCTTCGCCCCCAGCAACGCATCGTGGCAGTCGTTCGTCACCGCCCTGCGCGTGCTGCGCGGCGAGGACGGCGCCGCCGAGTGGCTGCGCGCGTTCAAGGCGCAGGATCCGCGGCCCTACGAGGGCAACGGTGCGGTGCGCGACGCGGTGGACTCCGGTCAGGTCGCGCTCGGGCTGGTCAACCACTACTACCTGTACGAGCTGATCGAGAGCAAGGGCGCCGACAACGTGGTGGCCCAGAACCAGTTCATGGCCCCGGCCGATCCCGGCGGTCTGGTCAACGTGGCCGGTGTGGGGGTGCTGAAGTCCGCCCCGAATCCCGATGCCGCGCAAGAGTTTGCGGCCTATCTGGTGGGGGAGTCCGCGCAGAAGTTCTTTGCCACCGAGACCGCGGAGTACCCGCTGATCGCCGGGGTGGAGCCGGGCAGTGAGATGCCGCCGCTGGCGGATCTGGACCCGCCGGCCGTGGACCTCTCGTCGCTCGATGACCTCGAAGCCACTCAGCAGCTGCTGGTGGAGACCGGTCTGCTGACAAACTGACAGCGTTACCTCAGGACTCGGTCCTGACCGAGTCGCGCCACCGGCCGCCGGCAGCTCTGCTGCTGGCGGCCGCTGTCGTGGTGGCGGCCACCTTCATCCCGTTGTTCTATCTGGGCGAACGGGCCTTCGAGCGCGGCCTGGCGTTCGTGATCGACGAATTGTTGCAGCCGCGCACCGCGGACCTGATCGCCCGCTCGACGGTGTTGGTCGTCGTCGTCACCGCGGCCGCGGTGGTGTTCGGGGTCGGCCTGGCCGTGCTGGTGACCCGCACCGACGTGCGCGGTCGGCGGGCGCTGGCGGTGGCGCTCACGTTGCCGCTGGCGATGCCGAGTTATCTGCTGGCGTTCCTGTGGGTTTCGCTGTTCCCGAAGATCGGCGGGCTGTGGGGGTCGGCGTTGGTGCTGACGTTGGTCAGCTACCCGCTGGTGTTCCTGACCACGACCGCCGCGCTGGCCCGGGTGGACCCCGCCCAGGAGGAGGTGGCGCGCTCGCTGGGCCACAGCGGCGCGTCGGTGTTGTTCCGGGTCACGCTGCGCCAGGCCCGCGCGGCGATCACCGCCGGTGCCCTGCTGGTGGCGCTGTATGTGCTCAGCGACTTCGGCGCGGTGGCGGCGATGCGCTACGAGGCGTTCACCTGGGTGATCTACGGGGCCTACCGGTCCGGGTTCAACCCGGCCCGGGCCGCGGTGTTGTCGCTGCTGCTGCTGGTGTTCGCGCTGGCGTTGGTCGTTGCCGAGCGGTGGGT from Mycolicibacterium sp. MU0053 includes:
- a CDS encoding iron ABC transporter substrate-binding protein, whose translation is MAISRSTFAAGFAAIAMLAMSACGGGTESEPAATETTTGATEAEEQKVVVYSGRSEDLVAPLLEQFTSDTGIDVEVRYAGSGELAAQLITEGDQSPADVFFSQDAGALGAVSNAGLFAPIAADTLAAVPTEYSAADGTWVGVSGRARVIVYNPELAPTPPDTIDGLLAPEWKGQIGFAPSNASWQSFVTALRVLRGEDGAAEWLRAFKAQDPRPYEGNGAVRDAVDSGQVALGLVNHYYLYELIESKGADNVVAQNQFMAPADPGGLVNVAGVGVLKSAPNPDAAQEFAAYLVGESAQKFFATETAEYPLIAGVEPGSEMPPLADLDPPAVDLSSLDDLEATQQLLVETGLLTN